The genomic stretch GGCGCGATATCCGCGGCCGAGCCCGCGGTGCTCAAGGACGAGCACGGCGAAGTCGTGACCGCCGCGATCCGCACCTACGGCGACACCATCCATTCCCTCATCGAGCGGCGGAACTACCATGGGCCGTTCATGCCGGGGTTCAAGCCCGTCACCTCGCGGTATGATCCGGCGCCGGTCGGGCTCAAGTACGTCGACCACTGCGTCGGCAACGTCGAGCTCGGCGCGATGAATCGCTGGGTGGAGTACTACGAGCGGGTGCTCGGCTTTTACAATCTCATCTCGTTCGATGACAAGACGATCTCCACCGAATACTCCGCGCTCATGTCGAAGGTCGTGGCCAACGGGAACGGACGGATCAAGTTTCCGCTCAACGAGCCGGCACAGGGGCGCAAGAAGTCGCAGATCGACGAGTATCTCGAGTTCTACCACGGGGCCGGCGTGCAGCACATCGCCATCGCTACCGATGACATCGTCCGCACCGTGACCGCGCTGCGCGATCGCGGCGTCGAGTTCCTCCGCGTGCCCGGCGCCTATTACGAGGATGTGCTCGACCGGGTGGGGCACATCGACGAGGACTTGGAGCCGCTCCGCGAGTTGGGTGTCCTGGTCGACCGCGACGACGAAGGCTACCTGCTGCAGATCTTCAGCAAGCCGGTGGAAGACCGGCCGACGTTGTTCTACGAGATCATCCAGCGGAAGGGTGCAAAGAGCTTCGGCGCCGGCAATTTCAAGGCGCTGTTCGAAGCGATCGAGCGAGAGCAAGCGGCGCGGGGGAATTTGTGAGGCGGGACGGGCGGCATGAGGAGATCACGCGGGGGAGCGGCGCAAAGGGGGACGGGGCTCCGCCGACCAGCCGACAGTCGGCTCCGCCCCCGCCCCCGCCCCCGTTTGCGCCGCTCCCGCGCGCCTCCGATCGGGCCGGTGCGTGACTACCTGAACGCCTGACCGCCTGTCCGCCAGGAGACACCATGCCCATCTATCACACCCTCGGCCAAATCCCCCGGAAGCGCCATACCGCCTTCCGCAAACCTGACGGCGGCCTTTACGCCGAAGAACTCATGGGGCACGAGGGGTTCACCGGCACATCCTCACTTCTTTACCATGCTCACCCTCCTACCACCGTAAAAGCCGTCCGCCGCGTCAAAGAGGTGAAGTACGAGGCCGATCCGGATGCTACGCTCCGGCACCGGCACTTCCGCACCGCACTCGCGCGGAAAGGCGGGAGCCCCACGCTGGATCGCATTCCGCTGCTCTTCAACGCGGATGTCGCCATGCTCTATGTCGAGCCGGACGAGAACGACGCGCACTTCTATCGCAACGGCCAGGGCGACGAGTGCGTGTACGTAAGCAAGGGCAGGGGCGTGCTCGAGACGGTGTTCGGCGATCTGCCGTTCGGCGAGGGCGACTACCTCGTGATCCACCGCGGCATCCTCCACCGCTACCGCTTCGACTTGGGCACGAGCACGGGCGGCGAGCCGGCCGAGCGACCCAAGCTCGTCGTCTTCGAGAGCCGCGGCCACATCCGCTGGCCCAAGCGCTACCGCAACGAGTACGGCCAGCTCATCGAAGGCGCGCCCTACAGCGAGCGCGACATCCGCCGCCCCACGGAGCTCAAGACGCACGACGAGATGGGCGACTTTCCGCTCCTCGTCAAGCAGTACGACGGGATCAACGAGCTGGTGCTCGACCACCATCCATTCGACGTGGTCGGATGGGACGGCTACTTCTATCCGTGGGCGTTCAACATCCGCGACTTCGAGCCGATCGTGGGCCGCATCCACCAGCCGCCGCCGGTGCACCAGACGTTTCAGGGCGACGGGTTCGTCATCTGCAGCTTCTGTCCCCGGCCGTACGACTTCGACCCCAACGCCGTGCCCGCGCCCTACAACCACAGCAACGTGGACTCCGACGAAGTGCTCTACTACGCGTCGAGTGAGTTCATGAGTCGCAAGGGCATCGAATTCGGCAGCATCACCCATCATCCCGACGGGCTCCCGCACGGCCCGCACCCCGGCCGCGCCGAGGCGAGCATCGGGCAGAAGTACACCAACGAGCTGGCGGTCATGATGGACAGCTTCCGGCCGCTCACCGTCGCCAGGGCGGCGACGGCCATCGAGGACCCGAGCTACCACAAGTCGTGGCTCGATCAGCAGCACGAGGTGTTCAACCCGCCCACGAGCTAGTGGCGCCGGCCGCGGGGCCCCCGTCCGCGGCGCTCGCGGGCGCCGGCGCACCGGTCTGGGTACCCTCGGCCGAACGCGTCGCGCGCGCCAACCTCACCCGCTTCATCCGGGACCACGCCCCGTTCGCCCCTGACTATGCGGCGCTGCACGCCTGGTCGGTGGCGCGGCCCGAGGAGTTCTGGGCCGCGGTGTGGCGCTTTGCAGGCGTCATCGCGAGCGAGCGCGGACCGGGCGTGCCGCCCTGGGATGCGGTGCTCGATGGCGGCGAGCGCATGGCGCCTCCCGATCCGGTGCTCGGGCCGCGGTGGTTCCGCGGCGCGCGGCTCAACTTCGCGGAGAACCTGCTGCGCTGGCGCGACGAGCGTCCCGCGATCGTCTTCTGGAACGAGCTTGGCCGGCAGCGCACGCTCACCCATGCCGAGCTGGCTGCGGAGGCGGAACGCTTTGCCGCGGGGCTCAGGGCCGCCGGTGTGGTGGCCGGCGACCGCGTCGCCGGCTTCCTGCCGAATCTCCCCGAGACCGTGATCGCGATGCTCGGCGCCGCGAGCATCGGCGCCGTCTGGTCGTCGTGCTCCCCGGACTTCGGCGTCGGCGGCGTGCTCGATCGCTTCGGGCAGATCGCGCCCAAGGTGCTCGTCGCGGCGGACGGGTACCGCTACGCCGGCAAGCGCATCGACGTCCTCGACCGCGTGCGCGCGGTGCGCGCGCGCATTCCGGACATCGCGCGCGTCGTGGTCGTCCCCTACCTCGACCATCGGCCTGACATCGGCGACATCCCGGGCGCGATGCGCTGGGACGAGTTCGTCAGTGCCGGTGCCAGCGAGCCGGTCGGATCGGCGCCCGAATTCGCCCGGCTCCCGTTCGATCATCCGCTCTACATCATGTATTCGTCGGGCACCACCGGGCTCCCCAAGTGCATGGTCCACGGCGCGGGCGGCACGCTGTTGCAGCACCTGAAAGAGCTGACGCTGCACACCGACCTCACCCGCGACGACCGAATCTTTTACTTCACCACCTGCGGCTGGATGATGTGGAACTGGCTGGTGTCGAGCCTCGCCGTGGGTGCCACGGTGGTGCTCTACGACGGCGCGCCGCTCGCGCCCCGGCCGGAGATCCTCTGGGACATGGCCGAGGCCGAGGGCGTCACCGTCTTCGGCGCCAGCGCCAAGTACCTGGCGCTCGCCGAAAAGCAGGGGCTCGCGCCAGGCACGAGCCACGAGCTTTCGGCGCTCCGCGCCATCCTTTCCACCGGCAGTCCGCTGGCACCCGCAAGCTATGACTACGTGTACACTCGGGTGAAGCACGACGTGCACCTCGCCAGCATCAGCGGCGGCACCGACATTGTCTCCTGCTTTGCGCTCGGGAATCCGATAGCCCCGGTCTGGCGCGGCGAGCTGCAGGCGCCGGGGCTCGGCATGGCGGTGGAGGCGTGGGATGACGAGGGCCGCCCGGTGCTGGGCCGCCCCGGCGAGCTGGTCTGCATCCGCCCGTTTCCGAGCATGCCGGTGGCGTTCTGGAACGATCCGGAAGGCGCGCGATATCGCGCCGCCTACTTCGACCGGTTTCCGGCCGTCTGGCGCCACGGCGACTGGGCCGAGCTCACCGACCACGGCGGCCTCGTCATCCACGGCCGGAGCGACGCGACGCTCAACCCCGGCGGGGTCCGGATCGGTACCGCGGAGATTTACCGGGTGGTGGAGCAGCTTCCCGAGGTGCTCGAGGGCCTCGTGATCGGACAGGAGTGGGAGGGCGACGTGCGGGTCGTGCTCTTCGTGCGCCTCCGGAACGGGCTCACGCTCGACGACGCGCTCCGGGAGCGCATCGTCCGCCGGATCCGGGACGAGGCGAGTCCCCACCACGTTCCGCGGCGCATCGTCCAGGTGAGCGACATCCCCCGCACGATCAGCGGCAAGATCAGCGAATTGGCCGTGCGCGAGGCGGTGCACGGCCGGCCGGTGCTCAACCTGGATGCCCTGGCCAACCCGGGCGCGCTGGACCAGTTCCGGGACCGGCCCGAGCTCGCAATGTGATCCACGCCATAGGCGCCCCGGGGCGCCCCTTCTAGCTTGGCTCCGCTGAACGGACTCAGATACCCGTCCACCACGTCTCTTCGGGGGATTCCGCAATGCGGAAATTGCTATTCGTGGCCGCGCTTGCTGCCGTGGCGGCCTGCCATCAGCAGAACGCCGACGTGGGCCAGGCGAGCCCCGACACCGGCCGGAACGGTAGTGACACGATGACGACGCGCACTGATACGATGGTGACGCGGTCCGACACCATGAACAACAACACCGGGTATCAGCCGAGTCCGACCCGGACCGACTCGACGGCGGGGATGGACACGACCCGTGCGGGGGCAGACACGTCCCAGGGCCAGGTTCAGAGCCCGACACCGCCCGCGCCGTCTGCCTCCGACACCGGCATGGTGTCGGATTCCACGGGGCAGAGGAGCGACAGCGCGCTCACCAACCCCGCGACTCCCGATACGACTGGCGGGCAGCCCGGCGCGCAGGCGACGCCGTCCCAGACCGGGAGCGACACCATGGCGATGCCTCCGACCAGTGGAGCGGACAGCACGCTGACTCACCCCAACGTGCCCGACACGACGATGATCCACGACTCGAGCACGATGAGCCACGACTCCATGATGAGCCACGACTCGATGTAGCCGGTAACCGCCGCGGTAGCGGCGACGGGCGCGGGGGCGAAACGACGCCTTCGCGCCCGTCGTGCGTCGGACGCTGCCCGCCGCGCGTCGCTTGACATGGCGCCGGGGCGCGGGTCGGTTTGAGACCATGCCGGCCGCCACCGTCGAAGTCGTCCGCACCTATCTCGAGATGACCGCGCCCGAGGCGCTGGCGCCCGCTCGCGGCCCGGCGCCCACTGAAGCGCGCGCGTTCCGCGTCGAGCGCGTCGGCTTCTGCCCGGCGGCGTTCTTTCGATTTCTATACGGCGAAGTGGGACGGGCCTATCGCTGGACCGACCGGCTGGGCTGGAGCGATGGCGAGATCCGGGCCTACCTCGATGCCGGCGACGTTTCGTTCCACGTGCTCTACGTGGAGCACGCCCCCGGCGGCTACTTCGAGCTCAAGCGCGATGGTCTGGCCGCCATCGAGATCGCGTACTTCGGCCTCCTGCCCGACTACGTCGGGCACGGGCTCGGCGGGTGGTTGCTGACGCGCGCGGTCGAGACGGCGTGGGCGGATAAGCCGGCGCGCGTCTGGCTGCACACCTGCACGCTGGACCATCCGGCCGCCCTGCCCAACTATCTCAAGCGCGGATTCCGCCGCGTGCGGGAGGAGCGTTACCTCGTGCCGGCGATCCTCCAGGCGCCGGATGGATCGTCCTCAGGAGTATGTCAATTAAACCCTTGACTTTTTTGCCGACTGACGCGACTATCGGGTCTCACCCTCCGAGGAGGACCCGTGGTACTGCTCTCCCTTATGCAGGCGGCGCTCGCCCATGCCGCCCAGACTTCGGCAACGGTCGTGCTGCTCTCGACCGCTGCCGCGCCGCCGCCCATCGTGACGCCGCTCCACCCCACGGCGCTCGATGATGCGACCATCGTCGCCATCTTCGACGCCGCAAACACCCTCGACATCAAGGCCAGCGACCTGGCCCTCAACAAGTCGCACAACAAGGACGTGCGGAGCCTCGCCAAGACCTTCAGGCACGACCATACCGCCGTGCGCCAGAAGGGCCGCGACCTCGCGAAGAAGCTCGGCGTCACCCCCACGCCGCCCGCGTCGTTCGCGCTCGCCGACCAGCACGCCCAGGCGATGAAGGATCTGAAATCCAAATCGGGCGCCGAGTTCGACCGCGCGTATGCGGCGGAGGAGGTGAAGTATCACCAGGACGTGATCGACGCGCTCAATACGACACTGCTGCCCGCGATTCAGAACGCGGAGCTCAAGTCGTTCGTGCAGAGCGTGGTGCCCGCATTCCAGGGTCATCTGGCCGCCGCCAAGGCGCTGCAGCAGAAACTCGGTGAGTCGAGTTGAGCCTGGCCAGTCGCGGCGCGTCAGTCGGCGGGCGCGTCGAGCGGGGCAAAGCCGGCGGTGAAGTGGCGGAGCACCGGCGCCTGCTCGACGAAGCGGTAGCCCCCGACCCGATGGCGCCGGGCCCAGACGTTGAGCACCGCCTCGACCACGTAGTCGATGTGACTCTGGGTGTAGACCCGACGCGGAATCGCGAGCCGCACCAGCTCCATCGGTGCGGCTGATTCCACACCGGTCGCGGGGTCGTGCCGCCCGAACATGACGGTGCCGATCTCGACGCCCCGGATCCCCGCCTCCCGATACAGCTCCACCACCAGCGCCTGGCCCGGCAGCGCGAGCGGCGGCAGGTGCGGAAAGAACGCCGCGGCGTCGATGTAGATGGCGTGGCCCCCGGGCGGCTCGACGATCGGCACGCCGGCCTTGGCGAGGTGCTCGCCCAGGTACGTGGTCGAGGTGATGCGGTAGAGCAGATAGTCTTCGTCGAGCGCCTCATACAATCCGGTCGCGATGGCCTCGAGGTCGCGGCCGGCCATTCCCCCATAGGTCGGAAATCCCTCCGTCAGAATGAGCAGATCGCGCTCGCGCTCGGCGAGCCGGTCGTCGTGGGTGCCGAGGAAGCCGCCGATGTTGGCCATGCCATCCTTCTTGGCCGACATGGTGCAGCCGTCCGCATGCGAAAACAGCTCGCGCGCGATGTCGATCGGTGCGCGGTCGGCGTAGCCCGGCTCGCGCAGCTTGATGAAGTAGGCGTTCTCGGCAAAGCGGCAGGCGTCGATGTAGAGCGGAATCCCGTGCTCCCGGCACACCGCCGAGACGGCGCGCACGTTGGCCATCGAGACCGGCTGGCCGCCGCCCGAGTTGTTGGTGACGGTGAGCATGACGAGCGGCACGCGCTCCCGTCCGACGCGCGCGATGAGGGCGCGGAGCGCGTCGACGTCCATGTCCCCCT from Gemmatimonadales bacterium encodes the following:
- a CDS encoding tryptophanase, coding for MRTIIEPFKIKSVEPIRMTTPAEREERLRAAHYNVFRLRAEDVLIDLLTDSGTAAMSAEQWAAVMRADEAYAGSQSWFRFEAAVHDIFGFRHVLPTHQGRAAERILFSLLCAPGQVVPNNTHFDTTRANVEATGAEALDLPTAQGRVPSLRLPFKGDMDVDALRALIARVGRERVPLVMLTVTNNSGGGQPVSMANVRAVSAVCREHGIPLYIDACRFAENAYFIKLREPGYADRAPIDIARELFSHADGCTMSAKKDGMANIGGFLGTHDDRLAERERDLLILTEGFPTYGGMAGRDLEAIATGLYEALDEDYLLYRITSTTYLGEHLAKAGVPIVEPPGGHAIYIDAAAFFPHLPPLALPGQALVVELYREAGIRGVEIGTVMFGRHDPATGVESAAPMELVRLAIPRRVYTQSHIDYVVEAVLNVWARRHRVGGYRFVEQAPVLRHFTAGFAPLDAPAD
- a CDS encoding acetoacetate--CoA ligase, with translation MAPAAGPPSAALAGAGAPVWVPSAERVARANLTRFIRDHAPFAPDYAALHAWSVARPEEFWAAVWRFAGVIASERGPGVPPWDAVLDGGERMAPPDPVLGPRWFRGARLNFAENLLRWRDERPAIVFWNELGRQRTLTHAELAAEAERFAAGLRAAGVVAGDRVAGFLPNLPETVIAMLGAASIGAVWSSCSPDFGVGGVLDRFGQIAPKVLVAADGYRYAGKRIDVLDRVRAVRARIPDIARVVVVPYLDHRPDIGDIPGAMRWDEFVSAGASEPVGSAPEFARLPFDHPLYIMYSSGTTGLPKCMVHGAGGTLLQHLKELTLHTDLTRDDRIFYFTTCGWMMWNWLVSSLAVGATVVLYDGAPLAPRPEILWDMAEAEGVTVFGASAKYLALAEKQGLAPGTSHELSALRAILSTGSPLAPASYDYVYTRVKHDVHLASISGGTDIVSCFALGNPIAPVWRGELQAPGLGMAVEAWDDEGRPVLGRPGELVCIRPFPSMPVAFWNDPEGARYRAAYFDRFPAVWRHGDWAELTDHGGLVIHGRSDATLNPGGVRIGTAEIYRVVEQLPEVLEGLVIGQEWEGDVRVVLFVRLRNGLTLDDALRERIVRRIRDEASPHHVPRRIVQVSDIPRTISGKISELAVREAVHGRPVLNLDALANPGALDQFRDRPELAM
- the hppD gene encoding 4-hydroxyphenylpyruvate dioxygenase, which codes for MTETASAPASRAVDTFPINGTDFIEFYVGNAKQAAHYYRGAFGYRLTAYRGPETGTRDRASYVLEQDKVRLVLTTPLQPDGPVAEHVRRHGDGVKDIALWVDDVRTAYAGAVERGAISAAEPAVLKDEHGEVVTAAIRTYGDTIHSLIERRNYHGPFMPGFKPVTSRYDPAPVGLKYVDHCVGNVELGAMNRWVEYYERVLGFYNLISFDDKTISTEYSALMSKVVANGNGRIKFPLNEPAQGRKKSQIDEYLEFYHGAGVQHIAIATDDIVRTVTALRDRGVEFLRVPGAYYEDVLDRVGHIDEDLEPLRELGVLVDRDDEGYLLQIFSKPVEDRPTLFYEIIQRKGAKSFGAGNFKALFEAIEREQAARGNL
- a CDS encoding homogentisate 1,2-dioxygenase, which encodes MPIYHTLGQIPRKRHTAFRKPDGGLYAEELMGHEGFTGTSSLLYHAHPPTTVKAVRRVKEVKYEADPDATLRHRHFRTALARKGGSPTLDRIPLLFNADVAMLYVEPDENDAHFYRNGQGDECVYVSKGRGVLETVFGDLPFGEGDYLVIHRGILHRYRFDLGTSTGGEPAERPKLVVFESRGHIRWPKRYRNEYGQLIEGAPYSERDIRRPTELKTHDEMGDFPLLVKQYDGINELVLDHHPFDVVGWDGYFYPWAFNIRDFEPIVGRIHQPPPVHQTFQGDGFVICSFCPRPYDFDPNAVPAPYNHSNVDSDEVLYYASSEFMSRKGIEFGSITHHPDGLPHGPHPGRAEASIGQKYTNELAVMMDSFRPLTVARAATAIEDPSYHKSWLDQQHEVFNPPTS
- a CDS encoding GNAT family N-acetyltransferase; its protein translation is MPAATVEVVRTYLEMTAPEALAPARGPAPTEARAFRVERVGFCPAAFFRFLYGEVGRAYRWTDRLGWSDGEIRAYLDAGDVSFHVLYVEHAPGGYFELKRDGLAAIEIAYFGLLPDYVGHGLGGWLLTRAVETAWADKPARVWLHTCTLDHPAALPNYLKRGFRRVREERYLVPAILQAPDGSSSGVCQLNP
- a CDS encoding DUF4142 domain-containing protein, with product MVLLSLMQAALAHAAQTSATVVLLSTAAAPPPIVTPLHPTALDDATIVAIFDAANTLDIKASDLALNKSHNKDVRSLAKTFRHDHTAVRQKGRDLAKKLGVTPTPPASFALADQHAQAMKDLKSKSGAEFDRAYAAEEVKYHQDVIDALNTTLLPAIQNAELKSFVQSVVPAFQGHLAAAKALQQKLGESS